In Festucalex cinctus isolate MCC-2025b chromosome 5, RoL_Fcin_1.0, whole genome shotgun sequence, a single genomic region encodes these proteins:
- the vamp5 gene encoding vesicle-associated membrane protein 5 isoform X1, translated as MQNGKSRLQQAQEDVEEVKDIMLDNLNKADERSGKLTDLEERADVLLEKSRAFEKKTIQVKEKTRWKNKKMKIALIALAVVVALIIIGVIIYAAT; from the exons ATG CAGAATGGGAAAAGCCGGCTGCAGCAGGCCCAGGAGGATGTGGAGGAGGTGAAGGACATCATGCTGGACAACCTCAACAAGGCGGATGAGCGATCTGGAAAACTGACCGACCTGGAGGAGAGAGCTGATGTGCTGTTAGAAAAG AGTCGAGCCTTTGAAAAGAAAACCATCCAAGTGAAGGAAAAAACAAGATGGAAGAATAAGAAGATGAAAATAGCGTTGATTGCACTTGCAGTTGTTGTGGCCCTCATCATAATTGGAGTCATCATATATGCGGCAACATAA
- the vamp8 gene encoding vesicle-associated membrane protein 8, with product MDYDPERGGDVSTAEPIDKMESLRNEVDGVKDIMTQNVDRILARGERLDDLMGKSEDLQDGAKHFKHTSHKVARSYWWKNVKLVVVIVVIVLIIVLIIILLATGVIPVSAPVPPLVETTPSP from the exons ATGGATTATGACCCG GAGCGAGGTGGTGACGTTTCAACAGCAGAGCCGATTGATAAAATGGAGTCGTTAAGGAATGAAGTAGATGGCGTGAAAGACATCATGACGCAGAATGTGGACCGAATCCTGGCCCGGGGGGAGAGATTGGATGATCTCATGGGCAAGTCGGAGGATCTGCAAGACGGG GCCAAGCACTTCAAGCACACGTCTCATAAAGTGGCTCGCTCCTACTGGTGGAAGAACGTCAAGCTGGTTGTGGTCATCGTGGTCATCGTCCTCATCATCGTGCTCATCATTATCCTCCTGGCCACCGGTGTCATCCCCGTCAGTGCACCTGTGCCGCCGCTTGTCGAGACCACGCCCAGCCCATAA
- the vamp5 gene encoding vesicle-associated membrane protein 5 isoform X2: MNGKSRLQQAQEDVEEVKDIMLDNLNKADERSGKLTDLEERADVLLEKSRAFEKKTIQVKEKTRWKNKKMKIALIALAVVVALIIIGVIIYAAT; this comes from the exons ATG AATGGGAAAAGCCGGCTGCAGCAGGCCCAGGAGGATGTGGAGGAGGTGAAGGACATCATGCTGGACAACCTCAACAAGGCGGATGAGCGATCTGGAAAACTGACCGACCTGGAGGAGAGAGCTGATGTGCTGTTAGAAAAG AGTCGAGCCTTTGAAAAGAAAACCATCCAAGTGAAGGAAAAAACAAGATGGAAGAATAAGAAGATGAAAATAGCGTTGATTGCACTTGCAGTTGTTGTGGCCCTCATCATAATTGGAGTCATCATATATGCGGCAACATAA